In Lysobacter firmicutimachus, one genomic interval encodes:
- a CDS encoding DUF6973 domain-containing protein produces MSALASPPLRRRRWRRPALAVLALLAAYPAFVLSAVYAQWFGANLPGGRNGPADAYRHSLASAVVAYTLSPRCVDWVTAVMERGGEGNPSRAMDAHNNRIGARLGAAAPTWAAMQREVRAAVDHGAIDARSPDQITWRVPETWQERLY; encoded by the coding sequence GTGAGCGCGCTGGCCTCGCCGCCGTTGCGCCGACGCCGCTGGCGCCGGCCCGCGTTGGCGGTGCTGGCGCTGCTCGCCGCCTACCCGGCGTTCGTGCTGAGCGCGGTGTATGCGCAGTGGTTCGGCGCGAATCTGCCGGGCGGACGCAACGGCCCGGCGGATGCCTACCGGCACAGCCTGGCCAGCGCGGTCGTCGCCTACACCTTGTCGCCGCGCTGCGTGGACTGGGTCACGGCGGTGATGGAGCGGGGCGGCGAGGGCAACCCGAGCCGGGCGATGGACGCCCACAACAACCGGATCGGCGCGCGCCTCGGCGCCGCCGCTCCGACCTGGGCCGCGATGCAGCGCGAGGTTCGCGCCGCGGTCGACCACGGGGCGATCGATGCGCGATCGCCCGACCAGATCACCTGGCGCGTCCCCGAGACGTGGCAGGAACGACTTTACTGA